DNA sequence from the Bufo bufo chromosome 3, aBufBuf1.1, whole genome shotgun sequence genome:
CAATTACCGCATCGATGGTTTCCTGAGGGTTTTCTTACGCCTAACCACTGACTTGGGTTCTGTTCTCACTTCATGCGGCTACTAACTAAATGATCTCTCAGGGTATGCGTTTTTCGAAAAGCAATAAGGTTTTTTTTGTCTGTGAATTCAACTAGACTACTCTCATTTTTTAAGAGATCCCAATTATCGTGGATCATTTTTTTGATTGAGTCAGCCATAGGGCTATACTTAAATACAAACACGAATCGATTGTCTTCCTCAAGTTTCTTTTTTTGATGTGATAATTCCTTCTGTGTGTTTCTATCTGCCCTAATAAACGCTTCATCCAGCATCCTCAAAGGGTATTCCCTCTTCAGTAGACGATTTTTTAACTCAGTAGCCTGTCTTACATATCCATCCCTGTTACTGTTGATGCGTCTTAATCGTGTGAACTGTCCATACGGTATGGCCTCCTTTACACTACGTGGATGAAAGCTTACTTTAGTTTAGCTGCTTTAATGGGTAGCGATATTTGTGCGAAAGCTGCTTCTGCTTCTGCTTCCGAATTACCTGACACGGTCTCATATGCAGCGGCGGCACAATGTAACaatcagttgtaattacactgtgccaTCTCTATAACTGAAATAACACACAGGTAATTTTGAAGCGGAAGCAACACGAGCACCACTACCCCTTAAACAGCGGGGGTAACGgtagtcggacccccacccatctgatactgatgacctatcctgaggctaggctaTCAATACCTTTacattgcacaacccctttaagggttagcCATAGTCAGATCTTGTAACATGACAATTGCAGACACTGGGACATAATGCTACTATAACAGACACCACAGTGACCAGATAGGATGTTTCCATTAAAGGGGACACATATCATATATGTAGGAGAAAACTTTTAATATAATACTTACCATTCCAAGGTTGTGTGGATCGGCCTCCCGGAAACCCAATCCTATCACTCATCTTATGAAAATGTAGCTTTGTCGCATTTACCAGGTTTCCTTCTGCTGTGGATGGGGCCATAACTATTCCTTTCCCTGGTGCATGCACAGATGAGGTGCTCAGACTCtcaccactgatctgatattcatgactagtgttgagcacgaatattcgaagaaagcaaatttttatctcgaataatcgccacttcgagaatttgcgaatatttagaacatagtgctatatattcattatatcgaatattcgtcctttttttccatctgaacacatgattcctccctgcttcttgcttgtgggccaatgagtcattggcccacaagcaacttaagcagggaggaatcatgacttcagatggaaagaaaatgacgaatattctgaaaaacgataatttagcactatattcaataaaagCTATATAttcgtgttttagaatattcgtcatttttttccatctgaagtcatgattcctccctgcttaagttgcttgtgggccaatgactcattggcccacaagcaagaagcagggaggaatcatgtgttcagatggaaaaaatgacgaatattcgaaaaacaaacaagaccaacaagattgacgttatggagtggtcagcccaatccctggatcttaatccaagagaaaacttgtggggtgacatcaaaaatgcagtttcggaggcaaaaccaagaaatagagaagaactgtggaatgtagtccaattattctgggctggaatacctgactCCATgttacacagatgtacagcagttctcagaaacagtggttataaaactaaatattagttaaatgattcaaaggaaagcaaaattttcaagcatttttcagtttatatagtgaatgtttgagtttgtaaagaagaatacaaacactgctattttttggaACAgtttaatattcacttttcttcaatttttttagaggaacaacacaaatttgatatatttttcttcatgttttgatttggaatagaatgtgaagTGTTCCTAATGCATTTGTgtatatggaaataaaagctattagaaggattttgagctttattcacttttttaaaacacactgctattattttgaacacaactgtatatttatatatagttagTCATGTTTCTCAGCATGTGAGCTTAGTAACTATTTGCTGTAATCGAATTGATTTTCAAAATAGTAATGTCTATCATTTATTACACTTGATTAAATCCATCAGTTATCTATTTCTTACATTTTAAAATTAGCACAAACAGAACAAAAAAGCATTTAATCAGGATTCACTTAAAGTCTGATTTCTGTTTCCTGGTATTGCTGGACTATCCTTAGGATATCAGATTGGTGGTTGTCTGTATCTTGGTACCCAGCAGATCAGCTATAAGAAGGGCCTCTTCATTGTTCACATGAGGCTGTCTACCTACACGGCATCTACTTGGTAGCGACAGTGGAGAATAATTGGTTCAAGTGAACATCGTTTCCCCCTACGAAATATATGTGACTTGATACAAATGAAATACATGTCCCCAGCCCCTATTTTTAGTGATAACAATTAATGATTGATTTTCTTAGTTTATTTCTTCTTTATATTTTATTAAGAAATTTagtgaaataaagtaaaataatccAGAGGGACACAATTTCTCCTATTCATAAAAATGGCGGTGTAGGTAGATGAAGAAAGGTACTGTAAATAATGAAGAGGccgttgattggtgggggtgtcaggagtcagaTCTCTACGAATCTGATATGATTGGCCAACCCAGAGGATAGAACCCAGAAAAACCCTGGGCACTATACTGTTGCAGCACTCCATGGCATAACAATAATGTTACTAAGtcattcattgacttcaatatatATTGGATCCACTAGAGTAAAGCATCCTTTGCATCTCTGTGACTAACATGGATTCATATGACAGTCTCTTCTATCCACAAGCTAACTGGACTGCACCTGCATagcacacagacccattaaaggtttaaagttaaagggattctgtcaccacattttaccccctacagtaaaacatagttacttgtaggtctccctgagctgtattaaatgatgcccttattaactaatagtcttcatttatttctttataaaatagattttagtgatatgctaatgacttacataaggtgcccaaggggatgtcctttCCAAACTTGGTGCCCCtcggtccggtgcccagcgccgccttcctgagTCCAGCGCCGCCTCTAATATGATATATTAAAGAGCCGGCGCACTGACGTaatgccagcgcatgcgcacttcactcgaCAATGCCATTAACTGTAGTCCGCAAGTgcgcagactacagtgtgtagtgcgcacgcgcgggatttcAAACAGGCTCAGGGATTACGTACTTAGTACTTAGTTTATTTCTTGCTTTATATTTTATTAAGAAATTTTgtgaaataaagtaaaataattgTCTTGATCCGAATAATATAGATTTCTCCTATTCATAAAAATGGCGGTGTAGGTAGATGTATTCAATCATTTAATACAGCTCAGGAAGACCTACAAGTAACTATGTTTTACTGTGGGGggtaaaatgtggtgacagaatccctttaatttgcAATTCACGCATTACTTTTTCCGCACTGTTACCCCATGCATAGAAGCTTGCAGAATGCATTATTCTTGTAAGTTTTACATCTGAGAATGGACATATATGGGCATCCGTATGGCTTACAGGTAAGTCCATGTTTTATAGACATTAATCAGAACGGCTGTCAACCTTTTCTGATACCTTACAATGCCGTagaaatccataaaaaaaaagagCAGTGATATTATATATTGCCAAATATTAACTTACAGAAAAGGAACATGCATGACAGACTCTGAAATGACAGATTTTCATACAACTAAATAGAATTCCATGTTGTTAAAATCCTAGGTTAAGCATCTATATAGCAATGATAGGAGACACATAAGATAAAATCAGCATGAGGAAAATAGTTTAGCACATTAGAATATCATAAGGTCTCTTTACATGAACCAAAGATTGGGAATAAACATTCACCTGATTGCTGTACATAAGCAATTAAGCATGATCGTATCTTCTATGCTCCATTAAACCATTGTTTGATGGCAGCAGATCATCCTATGCAAATAGTATTTGTGCTGCTAACAAATAATAACCATCCATGGATGAATGATCGTATTAATAATAATTTGCTCCCATGGAAACAGTACTTTCCTTTTTTGCAACATCCATTTTTTAGTTTGCAATTTTAATCCAGGCTTTATCATCTAAATAGAACCCTGCATAAAGAGGTTTTGTGAAATTAGTCAAAAATGTATATAGGTGTTGGAATGAGTCAGACAACTCATAAAAGGATATCACCCCACCATCATAATCCAGGTAAATGCCAATATCTGGTTTTGGTACAGATGCATCTATATCATACGATTCATCATCATGTTCTGCTGTTAGTTCTTCATCCATCCAGGTCAAGCACCAGGACTTGGGGTTTGACCCAATAAGAGAGCAATCACCCTTTCTCTTGACATTGTTATAAGTGACACCAACAGACCACTTTCCATAGTCACTGGTTTGAATTTCCCAGTAATGTTTACCAGAAGTGATCCTTTTGGAGGACAGAACTTGCTGAGTAGTGAATCTTTCAGGGTGATTGgatctggatttttctttgtctgTATCGGTGCCTTTTTTCAGATCATAGGACAGACCAATGTAATTGTTTGCTGTATTGATATTAAGGATCATATCACTAGAGTCTCCCAGATCATACTTTGCCTTCTGTTCCTGAATAATATGAGACAACTTATATAAAGCCCTCATCAAGGTCACATTTATTAACTCTTTATTCAGATCTTCAGCATTaaatggagactcctgttcaaaaTCAGTATTTATAGCACTTTGCTTCAGAAACATTAGTGGATCTGTGATTTTGCATACCTCTTCGATGTGACGCTTTTTCTTATACATTTCATGTATTTGCTTATCGAGCCTCTGAATCTGTTCTGAGTATGAGACAGAAATACGGGTTTCCTGTCTAGTGATTTCTTCAAGGACTTTATTTTCAAGCTCATTTAGTTCAGTTCTGATGTCTCCAAAAATATTGGTGACTCTTTCTTTCAGATCAGCTACTTGCTTCTGGAGGTTGTTTCTGTCTTCTTCTAGACCCCAGAAGCTTTTTTCCTCCATGTCTGTTTTTGAAGACAGCTTTTTGGTAAACTCTGTCAGTCGTACTTTTACTTTTGCACTTGCCTCACTCAGCAGTTCTGTTTCATGACCTTTGTGCTTCCAGCTCATAGTACAGCTAGTACACAGCAATGAAGAATCCCGGACACAAAAGTATTGTATGAATTCATtgtgaataggacattttctctcCTCTAGAGTATTAAGGGGTTCCACCAAGGTGTGGTTGGTAGACTTACTGTGATTCTTCAGATGGAGTTCGCAAAAAGAGGCTTCACAACGTAAGCAGGTTTTAACTGCAGGCAGTAGTGAGGACACACAATATGTACAGAAGATCTCAGGTACTTCTGTATTCTTTTGAGAGGAACGATAATGCTCAACAATATTGCACAGCTTCAGGTTTTTCTGCAACACAGGACGAGTTTCAAACTCCGCTCTGCATTCAGGACATGAGTAATTTCCAGATCTTCTCAGCCTGACCCATGTGTTTGCAATGCAGTCCTCACAGAAGTTATGGCCACAGGTTAGCATTACAGGGTTGGTGTATATGCCGAGACAAATAGAGCAGCTCAGCTCTCCActtagatcagatgaagccatctTTTCCTGCTTGAAGAAGAAACGAAACTTACAACTTTACACGGTTTAGGGTGGAGCAACATTCCAAAGCAATAacaaagcttaaagggaacctgtcaccatgaaaatgcaatgtaagctacaaGCATCGTGTTATAGGATAAGCAGATTGATGTacggttttgtgggaaaagattcagcagtaaaacttgtattttattcattgaaattcatgctcattctgggctttgaagtcaaggaggcgatccta
Encoded proteins:
- the LOC120995314 gene encoding E3 ubiquitin/ISG15 ligase TRIM25-like, with translation MASSDLSGELSCSICLGIYTNPVMLTCGHNFCEDCIANTWVRLRRSGNYSCPECRAEFETRPVLQKNLKLCNIVEHYRSSQKNTEVPEIFCTYCVSSLLPAVKTCLRCEASFCELHLKNHSKSTNHTLVEPLNTLEERKCPIHNEFIQYFCVRDSSLLCTSCTMSWKHKGHETELLSEASAKVKVRLTEFTKKLSSKTDMEEKSFWGLEEDRNNLQKQVADLKERVTNIFGDIRTELNELENKVLEEITRQETRISVSYSEQIQRLDKQIHEMYKKKRHIEEVCKITDPLMFLKQSAINTDFEQESPFNAEDLNKELINVTLMRALYKLSHIIQEQKAKYDLGDSSDMILNINTANNYIGLSYDLKKGTDTDKEKSRSNHPERFTTQQVLSSKRITSGKHYWEIQTSDYGKWSVGVTYNNVKRKGDCSLIGSNPKSWCLTWMDEELTAEHDDESYDIDASVPKPDIGIYLDYDGGVISFYELSDSFQHLYTFLTNFTKPLYAGFYLDDKAWIKIAN